One Stigmatopora nigra isolate UIUO_SnigA chromosome 1, RoL_Snig_1.1, whole genome shotgun sequence DNA segment encodes these proteins:
- the cldn10e gene encoding claudin-10 produces the protein MRIRVVQIWGFLMTVLGWIFVACTMAMEGWKMSSVGGMGGSSILKVAWYWSSLWKSCFTDSTAVSNCYDFPVFWSVEGHIQIVRGLLMAALSVGMLGFVLGILGMECTFLGGEDLSKYRKIHTSGWCHIISGLLSTSGYAVYAQYVSVEYFNPNFDGLKFDLGTPLFLGWVGSAFQMAGGFCYLWSVCKPLCGQEERVIIQQLTNLEKNSKTKSTTKLSSVSPITAKTKVSMVSELSSERSPITSGSTSVGSAMSNRDINRKRTTASAGSVSASESSRLFNYSSSTISGSDSSNSPVSSVSGSSKMQMASFLRNSYI, from the exons ATGCGGATCCGAGTGGTTCAGATCTGGGGCTTCTTGATGACAGTACTGGGCTGGATCTTTGTGGCTTGCACCATGGCCATGGAAGGCTGGAAGATGAGCTCAGTTGGAGGAATGGGAGGCTCTTCCATTTTGAAGGTGGCCTGGTACTGGTCCAGTTTGTGGAAATCTTGCTTTACAGACTCAACAGCTGTTAGTAACTGCTACGACTTCCCTGTGTTCTGGTCAGTGGAAG GTCACATCCAGATTGTTCGCGGTCTGCTGATGGCTGCTTTATCAGTGGGCATGCTGGGCTTTGTGCTTGGCATATTGGGCATGGAGTGCACTTTCCTAGGTGGGGAAGATCTGTCAAAATACAGGAAGATTCATACCAGCGGGTGGTGCCACATTATCAGCG GTTTGCTTTCCACGAGTGGCTATGCTGTTTATGCACAATATGTCTCAGTGGAATATTTCAACCCTAACTTTGATGGTCTTAA GTTTGATCTTGGCACTCCACTGTTCCTCGGCTGGGTCGGCTCCGCCTTTCAAATGGCTGGTGGTTTTTGCTATCTGTGGTCAGTGTGCAAGCCACTGTGTGGTCAAGAGGAAAG AGTGATTATCCAACAATTAACCAATCtggaaaaaaactccaaaaccaAGTCCACCACAAAGCTGTCCTCTGTCTCTCCAATCACCGCAAAGACCAAGGTGTCAATGGTCTCCGAGCTGTCATCGGAACGTTCACCGATCACCTCAGGATCAACATCTGTGGGCTCAGCTATGTCAAACCGAGATATTAACAGAAAGAGAACAACTGCTTCTGCTGGGTCAGTATCAGCTTCAGAGTCAAGCCGCTTGTTCAACTACAGTTCATCAACAATATCCGGGTCAGACAGTAGCAATAGTCCAGTGTCATCAGTGTCTGGCAGCTCAAAGATGCAGATGGCATCATTCCTAAGGAACTCTTACATTTGA
- the cldn10d gene encoding claudin-10 isoform X2: MKYKTMLMYAEIGCFVSCLCGWILVCSTLPTEYWTFSEVGSIVMTTSNYYSNLWRDCISDTTGVSDCKDYPSMLALPAFLHACRALAVCAVITGFFGGVLTLIGMKCTKIGGSEIANARLTLAGGITYLASGICGMITYSWWANRVITEFLDPNFRAQKYELGAAVFVGWGGSVLLLSGGTVLTYLSGKEGLPHSSSNRSRRPVPYATAQTQKTYMLPLTSSRITLGPQLFYEGRKSQQSRVATETTATFSRDDFV, from the exons ATGAAGTACAAGACTATGCTAATGTACGCAGAAATTGGTTGCTTTGTGTCTTGTCTTTGTGGCTGGATCCTGGTGTGCTCCACCCTTCCCACGGAGTACTGGACTTTCTCTGAGGTGGGCAGCATTGTGATGACCACCTCAAACTACTACTCAAACCTGTGGAGGGACTGCATCTCGGACACCACTGGGGTTTCTGACTGTAAAGATTATCCATCCATGCTGGCTCTACCTG cattcctACATGCTTGCCGAGCTTTGGCAGTCTGCGCAGTCATCACTGGCTTCTTTGGTGGCGTTCTTACTCTCATTGGAATGAAGTGCACCAAAATTGGCGGATCAGAGATAGCAAATGCAAGACTTACCTTGGCAGGTGGAATCACCTATTTGGCCTCGG GCATCTGTGGTATGATCACTTACTCATGGTGGGCCAACAGGGTCATCACAGAATTCCTCGACCCAAACTTCAGAGCACAAAA ATACGAGCTTGGAGCTGCAGTTTTTGTTGGCTGGGGCGGTTCTGTTCTCTTGCTCTCTGGAGGGACGGTGCTAACTTACTTATCTGGAAAAGAAGGCCTTCCTCATAg TTCTTCAAATCGTTCACGGAGACCAGTCCCTTATGCTACCGCTCAGACCCAGAAGACCTACATGCTGCCACTTACTTCTTCTAGGATCACTTTGGGGCCACAGCTGTTCTATGAAGGCAGGAAGAGTCAACAAAGCAGAGTTGCAACAGAGACGACCGCCACCTTCAGCAGAGACGACTTTGTTTGA
- the cldn10d gene encoding claudin-10 isoform X1 yields the protein MKYKTMLMYAEIGCFVSCLCGWILVCSTLPTEYWTFSEVGSIVMTTSNYYSNLWRDCISDTTGVSDCKDYPSMLALPAFLHACRALAVCAVITGFFGGVLTLIGMKCTKIGGSEIANARLTLAGGITYLASGKFQFWPNVGRLLNRVITEFLDPNFRAQKYELGAAVFVGWGGSVLLLSGGTVLTYLSGKEGLPHSSSNRSRRPVPYATAQTQKTYMLPLTSSRITLGPQLFYEGRKSQQSRVATETTATFSRDDFV from the exons ATGAAGTACAAGACTATGCTAATGTACGCAGAAATTGGTTGCTTTGTGTCTTGTCTTTGTGGCTGGATCCTGGTGTGCTCCACCCTTCCCACGGAGTACTGGACTTTCTCTGAGGTGGGCAGCATTGTGATGACCACCTCAAACTACTACTCAAACCTGTGGAGGGACTGCATCTCGGACACCACTGGGGTTTCTGACTGTAAAGATTATCCATCCATGCTGGCTCTACCTG cattcctACATGCTTGCCGAGCTTTGGCAGTCTGCGCAGTCATCACTGGCTTCTTTGGTGGCGTTCTTACTCTCATTGGAATGAAGTGCACCAAAATTGGCGGATCAGAGATAGCAAATGCAAGACTTACCTTGGCAGGTGGAATCACCTATTTGGCCTCGGGTAAATTTCAATTTTGGCCAAATGTAGGAAGACTACTTAAcag GGTCATCACAGAATTCCTCGACCCAAACTTCAGAGCACAAAA ATACGAGCTTGGAGCTGCAGTTTTTGTTGGCTGGGGCGGTTCTGTTCTCTTGCTCTCTGGAGGGACGGTGCTAACTTACTTATCTGGAAAAGAAGGCCTTCCTCATAg TTCTTCAAATCGTTCACGGAGACCAGTCCCTTATGCTACCGCTCAGACCCAGAAGACCTACATGCTGCCACTTACTTCTTCTAGGATCACTTTGGGGCCACAGCTGTTCTATGAAGGCAGGAAGAGTCAACAAAGCAGAGTTGCAACAGAGACGACCGCCACCTTCAGCAGAGACGACTTTGTTTGA